A window of Rhododendron vialii isolate Sample 1 chromosome 13a, ASM3025357v1 contains these coding sequences:
- the LOC131312659 gene encoding cullin-4-like, producing the protein MSQTNDNTTTNNKRPAHTTTSYLPAAMKKAKSEAVASSLDRNKNGIPFRFDDPPSPTTIEDDPTNPNYDVVAHSSGGGGGVTSNLSRKKATPPHPAKKLVIKLLKAKPTLPTNFEDKTWTSLKSAISAIFLKQPDPCDLEKLYQAVNDLCLHKLGGSLYQRIEKECEIHTSAALESLVGQSEDLVVFLTLVGKCWQDFCDQMLMIRGIALYLDRTYVKQTPNVCSLWDMGLQLFRKHLSLAAEVEHKTVFGLLKMIESERLGEAVDRALLNHLLKMFTALGIYSESFEKPFLDRTSEFYAAEGVKYMQQSDVSDYLKHVEVRLHEENERCLLCLDESTRKPVIAAAERQLLECHISAIIDKGFMMLMDANRIDDLQRMYSLFFRVNALESLRLAISSYIRKTGQGIVMDEEKDKDMVSSLLEFKGSLDTIWEESFAKNEAFCNTIKDAFEHLINLRQNRPAELIAKFLDEKLRAGNKGTSEEELEGTLDKILVLFRFIQGKDVFEAFYKKDLAKRLLLGKSASIDAEKSIISKLKTECGSQFTNKLEGMFKDIELSKEINESFKQSSQARTKLPSGIELSVHVLTTGYWPTYPPMDIRLPHELNVYQDIFKEFYLSKYSGRRLMWQNSLGHCVLKAEYPKGKKELAVSLFQTVVLMLFNDAQKLSFQDIKDSTGIEDKELRRTLQSLACGKVRVLQKLPKGREVDDDDSFLFNEEFTAPLYRIKVNAIQMKETVEENTSTTERVFQDRQYQVDAAIVRIMKTRKVLSHTLLITELFQQLKFPIKPADLKKRIESLIDREYLERDKSNPQIYNYLA; encoded by the exons ATGTCTCAAACCAACgacaacaccaccaccaacaacaaGCGCCCTGcccacaccaccaccagctATCTCCCGGCGGCGATGAAAAAGGCCAAGTCCGAGGCCGTCGCCTCTTCCCTCGACCGCAACAAAAACGGCATCCCCTTCCGCTTCGACGACCCTCCTTCCCCCACCACCATCGAAGACGATCCCACCAACCCTAATTACGACGTGGTCGCCCATTCCtctggcggcggcggcggcgtcaCCTCCAATTTGTCCCGCAAGAAGGCCACGCCGCCTCATCCTGCCAAGAAGCTCGTCATCAAGCTCCTCAAAG CTAAACCAACACTGCCCACAAATTTTGAGGATAAGACATGGACATCACTGAAGTCCGCTATAAGTGCCATATTCTTGAAGCAACCAGATCCTTGTGACTTGGAGAAGCTTTATCAG GCTGTTAATGATCTTTGCTTGCATAAATTGGGGGGAAGTCTCTATCAACGGATTGAAAAGGAGTGTGAAATACACACATCGGCTGCACTAGAGTCTTTGGTTGGCCAAAGTGAAGATCTGGTGGTTTTCCTAACACTAGTTGGGAAATGCTGGCAAGACTTTTGCGACCAGATGTTGATGATTCGTGGTATTGCCCTGTATCTTGACAGAACCTATGTGAAGCAAACCCCAAATGTTTGTTCGTTGTGGGACATGGGCTTGCAGCTTTTCCGTAAACATCTCTCTCTAGCTGCAGAAGTTGAGCACAAAACTGTATTTGGCCTTCTAAAAATGATAGAGAGTGAAAG ATTAGGTGAAGCAGTTGATAGAGCCCTCCTTAACCATCTCTTGAAGATGTTTACTGCTCTAGGCATTTACTCAGAGAGCTTTGAAAAGCCATTCCTTGACCGCACATCTGAATTTTACGCTGCTGAAGGTGTCAAATACATGCAGCAATCTGATGTTTCAGACTACTTGAAGCATGTGGAG GTAAGGTTGcatgaagaaaatgaaagatgcTTGCTCTGTTTGGATGAAAGTACAAGAAAACCAGTGATAGCTGCTGCTGAAAGACAACTCCTTGAGTGCCATATATCTGCAATTATTGATAAG GGTTTCATGATGCTAATGGATGCGAATCGCATTGACGATCTTCAGAGGATGTACTCGCTATTTTTCAGGGTTAATGCCCTTGAATCATTAAGGCTGGCTATTAGCTCGTACATTCGGAAAACTGGGCAGGGTATTGTCATGGATGAGGAGAAAGACAAAGATATGGTTTCCTCCCTCTTAGAATTTAAGGGATCTCTTGATACCATATGGGAAGAAAGCTTCGCTAAGAATGAAGCATTTTGCAACACTATTAAGGATGCATTTGAGCATCTCATAAATCTCCGACAG AACCGGCCTGCTGAACTGATTGCAAAGTTTTTGGACGAAAAACTTCGTGCTGGGAATAAGGGTACATCTGAAGAGGAATTAGAGGGTACACTTGATAAGATCTTGGTTTTGTTCAGGTTTATACAG GGTAAGGATGTGTTCGAAGCATTCTACAAGAAAGATCTTGCTAAAAGGCTACTGTTGGGAAAGAGTGCTTCCATTGACGCAGAGAAGTCTATAATTTCGAAG TTGAAAACCGAGTGTGGCAGCCAGTTTACCAATAAACTTGAAGGAATGTTTAAG GACATTGAACTGTCGAAAGAGATAAACGAGTCTTTCAAGCAGTCTTCCCAAGCCAGGACAAAACTCCCTTCCGGGATTGAGCTGAGTGTCCATGTTTTAACAACAGG GTACTGGCCAACATATCCCCCTATGGATATCCGGCTTCCTCATGAACTCAATGTGTATCAG GACATATTTAAGGAGTTCTACTTGAGTAAGTATAGTGGGAGGCGATTAATGTGGCAGAATTCATTAGGTCACTGTGTCTTGAAAGCAGAATACCCAAAAGGTAAAAAGGAGCTGGCAGTGTCTCTATTTCAG ACTGTTGTTTTAATGCTGTTTAATGATGCCCAAAAGCTTAGCTTCCAAGATATTAAAGATTCTACTGGGATTGAGGACAAGGAGTTGAGAAGGACTCTGCAATCCCTTGCCTGTGGAAAAGTTCGTGTCCTTCAGAAG TTGCCTAAAGGGAGAGAAGTGGATGATGATGATTCATTTCTGTTCAATGAAGAATTTACGGCACCTCTCTACCGTATAAAG GTAAATGCTATTCAGATGAAAGAAACAGTGGAAGAGAACACTAGCACGACCGAAAGAGTGTTTCAAGACCGTCAGTATCAG GTTGATGCTGCTATTGTTCGGATAATGAAGACAAGGAAGGTTCTGAGTCACACGCTTTTGATAACTGAACTCTTCCAGCAG CTCAAGTTTCCAATAAAACCAGCTGATTTGAagaagagaattgaaagcctcATTGATAGAGAGTATCTGGAGAGGGACAAGAGCAACCCTCAAATATACAACTACCTTGCCTAA
- the LOC131312661 gene encoding outer envelope membrane protein 7-like gives MGAVTLAVLGVVGLVLGWISIEIACKPCLKRGREAIDRNLNPDYDPDDDDTNSINAPLNPNPSTTVDSDPVSASIAIKAV, from the coding sequence atgggtgcgGTGACATTAGCGGTGTTGGGAGTAGTGGGGCTGGTACTGGGATGGATATCAATAGAGATCGCGTGCAAGCCCTGTCTCAAGAGAGGCCGTGAAGCCATAGATCGCAACCTCAATCCCGATTATGACCCTGACGACGATGACACCAATTCCATCAATGCCCCTCTCAATCCGAACCCCTCTACGACTGTTGATTCTGATCCAGTTTCAGCTTCAATTGCCATCAAAGCCGTCTGA
- the LOC131312662 gene encoding transcription termination factor MTEF18, mitochondrial-like produces the protein MLILRIRKRESYVCASELICKLSHLILSHDVFPLKPSIVQNPNLVPLRIRCFGSSRPTHDTKISVVESTQPLLSLTPTNPISRVARSEGQDALFEYLHCTQGFHCTDAEHVSKNSPFFLEHLLSKVENEQDVSKALTRFLRYNPINEFEPFLESLGLTPSEVVSLLPQSLMFLNDDQVMLDNFHVLCGYGVPRSKIGRIYKEAIGVFRYEYGILDSKLRAYEELGLSKSTVIKLVSCCPSLLVGNVNKELIGVLEKLKAWGFGNDWIGGYLSCKSAYNWNRMLETMGFLGEVGYSRTQMGSLFKTNPGLLLEGSSKRLYILVGGLLKLDLKMSEIYSFFLQNPQILSAKCAKNVCRAVCFLYEIGMETEGIATIVANNIRALGAVSLNQTRTILKKLKVERDALCLMIKEDPLTFLSLVAKSDVVSIEQLWSGNQSRFVEKTTFLLKLGYVENSDEMTKALKKFRGRGDQLQERFDCLVQAGLDPNVVANMIKHAPAVLNQSKDLLEKKIDCLRNCLGYPLESIVVFPSYLGYDLGRINLRFSMCAWLRGRGKAKPTLSLSTILVCSEARFLRDFVERDPEGPTKWESLKKSLPSS, from the coding sequence ATGTTGATACTCAGAATCCGTAAAAGGGAATCTTATGTCTGTGCGTCTGAATTGATTTGCAAACTCAGCCACTTGATTCTCTCTCATGATGTTTTCCCTTTGAAACCCAGTATTGTGCAGAACCCTAATTTAGTACCTTTGAGGATTAGGTGCTTTGGCAGTTCCAGGCCCACCCATGATACCAAAATCTCTGTTGTAGAGTCAACACAGCCACTTCTCTCTCTTACACCTACCAACCCGATTTCTCGAGTTGCTAGGTCAGAGGGGCAAGATGCTCTTTTCGAATACTTGCATTGTACTCAAGGGTTCCACTGCACGGATGCGGAACACGTTAGCAAGAATTCACCATTCTTCCTTGAGCACTTGCTTTCCAAGGTTGAGAATGAGCAAGATGTGTCTAAGGCTTTGACCAGGTTCCTCAGATACAATCCCATTAATGAATTCGAACCCTTTTTGGAGAGCTTGGGTTTGACCCCGTCTGAGGTTGTATCCCTCCTTCCCCAGAGCTTGATGTTTTTGAACGACGATCAAGTCATGCTTGATAACTTTCATGTCCTTTGCGGTTATGGGGTTCCTCGAAGTAAGATTGGTAGGATATACAAGGAAGCAATTGGGGTATTCAGGTATGAGTATGGGATATTGGATTCGAAACTTAGGGCTTATGAAGAACTAGGCTTGAGCAAATCCACGGTTATTAAGCTGGTTAGTTGTTGCCCTTCGCTTTTGGTGGGTAATGTTAACAAGGAACTTATTGGGGTTCTTGAAAAGTTGAAAGCATGGGGATTTGGAAATGATTGGATTGGAGGGTACTTGTCTTGCAAAAGCGCTTACAATTGGAATAGAATGCTTGAGACAATGGGTTTTCTTGGTGAAGTGGGTTATAGTCGGACACAGATGGGGAGTTTGTTTAAAACGAATCCTGGTTTGCTTTTGGAAGGTTCCAGCAAAAGACTCTATATTTTAGTTGGAGGGTTGCTCAAATTGGATCTTAAGATGAGTGAAATTTACTCTTTCTTCTTGCAGAACCCTCAAATTCTGTCCGCTAAGTGTGCCAAGAATGTTTGCCGAGCAGTGTGTTTTCTGTATGAGATAGGAATGGAAACTGAAGGAATTGCAACTATTGTAGCTAATAACATTCGGGCGCTGGGTGCGGTCTCTCTGAATCAAACCAgaactattttgaaaaaattgaaagttgAGAGAGACGCTTTATGTCTTATGATAAAGGAAGACCCTTTAACGTTTCTCAGTTTGGTTGCCAAATCAGATGTTGTCAGCATTGAACAGTTATGGTCTGGAAACCAAAGTAGGTTTGTGGAGAAGACTACGTTCTTGCTCAAGTTAGGTTACGTGGAAAACTCAGACGAGATGACAAAAGCTCTGAAAAAGTTCCGTGGCAGAGGTGATCAATTACAGGAGAGATTTGATTGTCTGGTGCAAGCTGGTTTGGACCCCAATGTTGTAGCAAATATGATCAAACATGCTCCAGCTGTTCTAAACCAGAGCAAAGACTTACTCGAAAAGAAGATTGATTGTTTGAGAAATTGTTTGGGTTACCCATTGGAATCAATTGTGGTATTTCCTTCGTACTTGGGTTATGATTTGGGCAGAATCAATCTTAGGTTTTCCATGTGTGCATGGTTGAGGGGGAGAGGCAAAGCCAAACCTACTTTGTCCTTGAGCACGATCCTTGTGTGTTCAGAGGCACGATTTTTAAGAGATTTCGTAGAAAGAGATCCGGAAGGGCCCACCAAGTGGGAGAGCTTGAAAAAATCATTGCCTTCGAGCTAA
- the LOC131312663 gene encoding F-box/kelch-repeat protein At1g30090, producing MQRVRVSSHQAPVHKLGDSQMTLSPKFRLPAIQSSLLDPSLEFELSVKGDPLIPGLPDDIALNCLLRIPVQNHTACKSICKRWYFMFSSKEHFFNRRRELGFHDPWLFVFAIHKSTGKIQWHVLDLNNFSWHNIPTMPCKEKVCPQGFRCVSVPREGTLFVCGGMSSDVDCPLNLVLKYEVQKNRWTVMKKMDTPRSFFACVVIDGMIYVAGGNSTDRFELNKAEVLDLAKGTWRPIASMGTSMASYDAAVLNGKLLVTEGWFWPFFVVPRGQVYDPRTDMWESMASGLREGWTGSSIVVFGHLFVVSEHERTKLKVYDMDTDSWEFVEGRHLPEQICKPFSANCCDNRIFVVGRNLNVAVGYISRVSLDGSGEKKWRFSVRWQVVDAREDFSDLTPSSAQVLFA from the coding sequence ATGCAAAGGGTACGTGTTTCATCGCACCAAGCACCAGTACACAAGCTAGGGGATTCCCAGATGACATTATCCCCAAAATTTAGACTACCTGCAATCCAATCTTCTTTATTGGATCCTTCTTTAGAATTCGAACTATCTGTGAAAGGGGATCCACTCATTCCAGGACTCCCAGATGACATAGCTCTCAATTGCCTCCTACGAATTCCTGTCCAAAATCACACAGCGTGCAAATCCATTTGTAAGCGTTGGTATTTCATGTTTAGTAGTAAGGAGCATTTTTTCAATAGGAGAAGGGAACTTGGGTTCCACGATCCATGGCTTTTTGTATTTGCCATCCACAAAAGTACCGGAAAGATTCAATGGCATGTTCTTGACCTAAACAACTTCTCTTGGCACAATATACCAACTATGCCTTGCAAGGAAAAGGTTTGCCCACAGGGTTTCCGATGTGTTTCGGTCCCACGTGAGGGGACTCTCTTTGTTTGTGGTGGGATGTCTTCTGACGTGGATTGCCCCCTCAACTTGGTATTGAAATACGAAGTGCAAAAGAATCGTTGGACTGTAATGAAAAAAATGGACACTCCTCGTTCGTTTTTTGCTTGTGTTGTCATTGATGGGATGATTTATGTGGCTGGAGGAAACAGTACAGATCGGTTTGAGCTTAATAAGGCTGAGGTCCTGGATCTTGCAAAGGGGACTTGGCGTCCTATTGCAAGCATGGGAACAAGCATGGCTTCATATGATGCAGCGGTTCTGAATGGGAAGCTCCTTGTGACTGAAGGTtggttttggcctttttttgttGTACCAAGGGGTCAGGTTTACGACCCGAGAACTGATATGTGGGAAAGTATGGCTTCTGGGCTTAGAGAAGGGTGGACTGGTTCGAGTATTGTGGTTTTTGGGCATTTGTTTGTGGTGTCAGAGCACGAAAGGACGAAACTTAAGGTTTATGACATGGATACGGATTCTTGGGAGTTTGTAGAAGGGCGTCATTTACCGGAACAGATATGCAAGCCTTTCTCAGCTAATTGCTGTGATAATAGGATCTTTGTTGTGGGACGTAATCTCAATGTTGCTGTGGGTTATATCTCTAGGGTTAGCTTGGATGGCTCGGGTGAGAAAAAATGGAGATTCTCTGTTCGATGGCAAGTGGTGGATGCACGAGAGGATTTCTCTGATTTGACACCTTCTAGTGCTCAGGTTCTGTTTGCTTAA